The segment CGTCCGGCTCGAGCGCATCGGCCTGAGCTCCGAGCTGGCCCGCCGCTTTCCCGGGCCCCGCTACGGCACCCGCGGCCTGCGCCGGGTGCTCGACGTGCCCGCCGGCCCGCTGCTTTCCACTGCCCTCAAGCCGCTGGGGTTGGGGCCCGAGGAGCTGGCCGCGATGGCCTACCGGTTGGCCCTGGGCGGGGTGCAGCTGATCAAGGACGACCACGGGCTGGCCAACCAGGCCTTCGCGCCCTTCGAGGCGCGGCTCGAGGCGGTCACCGCCGCCGTCGCCCGCGCGGAGCGCGAAAGCGGCATGAAGGCGGTCTACGCCCCCAACGTCACCGCCCCCGGCGAGGAGACGCTGCGCCGCGCCCGCCTGGCCCGCGAAGCCGGGGCCGGGGCGGTGATGGTCGCTCCGGGGCTGGTCGGCTTCGACCGCATGGAGCGACTGGCCCGCGAGGTAGGGCTGCCCATCCTCAGCCACCCCGCCTTCCTGGGCGGCTTCGTGCCCAAGGGCGACGGCGGCATCGCCCACTACGCCCTCTTCGGTCAGCTGCAGCGGCTCGCCGGGGCCGACGTGGTCATCTTCCCCAACTACGGCGGCCGCTTCGCCTTCAGCCGCGAGGAATGCGCCCAGGTCAACGCCGGCCTCAAGGACGAGCTCACGGGCCTCGCCCCCGCCTTCCCCGCCCCCGGCGGCGGCATGAGCCTGGAGCGGGTGCCCGAGATGCGCGAGCTCTACGGCGACGACCTGATCTTTCTGATCGGCGGGGCGCTGCACCGGCGCGGGCCCGACCTCACCGAGAACGCCCGCCACTTCCGCCGTCTGGCCGCGGAGGTGAAATGAAGCCCGACGATCTGGTCACCGTCGCCGCCTGGCTCTACTACCACCAGGGCCTGAAGCAGGAGGAGGTGGCCCGCCGCCTGGGCGTCAGCCGCGTCAAGGTGGCCCGGCTGCTGGCGCGGGCCCGGGCCGAGGGGGTGGTGCAGTTCGTCATCACCCGCCCCCTCCCCGAGCCCTTCCTCCTGGCCGAGGCGCTGCGCGAACGTTACGGACTGACCGCGGCGGTGGTGGTGCCGGCCGCCGGCTCGGTCGAGGCGACCCAGGACGCCCTGGGCGCGGCGGGGGCCGACTACCTGGCGGGCCGCCTGAGACCAGGTATGCGCGTCGGCCTCGGTTGGAGCAGCACCGTGGGCCGCATGGCCCCCTATCTGCGGCGGCTGCGGCCGGTAGAAGGTTGCACCGTGGTCGAGCTGGCGGGCAGCTTTCTGGGGCAGGCCAACCCCTACTCCATCAGCGGGC is part of the Oceanithermus desulfurans genome and harbors:
- a CDS encoding RuBisCO large subunit C-terminal-like domain-containing protein, which produces MNRPRYDTALPLSGARFTARYRIAAETPAAAEEAARALAVEQTIEFPAELVEGTIAREVVARVESLQETAPGVYAAELSFAVELVGGELPQLLNVFFGNSSLLPNVRLERIGLSSELARRFPGPRYGTRGLRRVLDVPAGPLLSTALKPLGLGPEELAAMAYRLALGGVQLIKDDHGLANQAFAPFEARLEAVTAAVARAERESGMKAVYAPNVTAPGEETLRRARLAREAGAGAVMVAPGLVGFDRMERLAREVGLPILSHPAFLGGFVPKGDGGIAHYALFGQLQRLAGADVVIFPNYGGRFAFSREECAQVNAGLKDELTGLAPAFPAPGGGMSLERVPEMRELYGDDLIFLIGGALHRRGPDLTENARHFRRLAAEVK